GGCGTGGGTTAAGGGGGGTGTCGGCGCCATTGCGACGCAGGCGCAGTCGAATGAGACTTTCGGCCCGCGTGGATTGCTCCTCATGGAAACCGGTCTCTCCGCGGAAGAGACACTCGAATGGCTTCTGGCGCAGGATCCCGGCCGGGAGAATCGCCAGGTCGGCATTGTCGATATCAACGGCGGCGTCGCCAACTGGACCGGGTCGGGATGCGCCGATTGGGCCGGCGATTCCTCGGGCACCGGTTTCACCTGCCAGGGGAATATATTGGCCAATGCCGAAGTGGTCGCGGGCATGATCAAGGCCTTCCAGGAAACGGAGGGTCAGGAACTGGCCCGACGGATGATTGCGGCGCTGCACGCAGCCCAGGCGGCCGGTGGTGACAAACGGGGGCAGCAATCGGCGGCGATCCTCATCGGCCGGACACATCCCGATTTCCCGGAGTATGCTTATCGCTATATCGATATCCGCGTGGAGGATCATACGGAGCCGATCGCCGAGCTGGATCGTCTTTATCAGATGTATGAGGCGCAGGGTCTTGTACAAGCGCATCTGAATTTCTCCGATTGGATGGAGGCCAACGGCGACATGGACGGCGCGCGGTATGAGCGGGAACGCGTCGCGCAAGTACTGACACGGGCTTTGAAAGAGGATGTTCGTGACGCCGAGATGTTGAACTCACTCGCCTGGTTCGCCGCCACCCACGATTTTCATCTGCCCGAGGCGCTGGAAGCGGCGCAGCGGGCTGTCGGCCTGGAGCCGAAGAACTCGAATATTCTTGATACTCTGGGGGAGACCCATTATCGGATGGGACACTACGATAAGGCGATCGAGGTGCAGAACGAGGCGATTGCCATTGCTCCGGACGATGAATATTTGAAGGAGCAGTTGAAGAAGTTTGAAAAGGCGAAGGCGGAAGGGAAGTAGCGCGGATTTCGATCCCGGGATCAACGACCTGAACGAGGCTTGTTCAGTCCCCTCCGCCGTCTATCGGCATCGCAGGATTGGAGAACCGCATGTCACAATTGAGAATGCCGGTTGTCATATATGGGTTCGGATGGATTCTGCGGATCCTCATGCTTACTTTAACAATATCCTGTCACGGCCAAAATGAAAATCAAGCCGAGGTAGG
This is a stretch of genomic DNA from Candidatus Eisenbacteria bacterium. It encodes these proteins:
- a CDS encoding DUF1028 domain-containing protein; the protein is MKRKRIWQGSDRRGGHLIGGILLLLTTLITIFITTSISNVWADESFGTFSIAAYDAQTGEVGVAVQSRVFSVGPRVAWVKGGVGAIATQAQSNETFGPRGLLLMETGLSAEETLEWLLAQDPGRENRQVGIVDINGGVANWTGSGCADWAGDSSGTGFTCQGNILANAEVVAGMIKAFQETEGQELARRMIAALHAAQAAGGDKRGQQSAAILIGRTHPDFPEYAYRYIDIRVEDHTEPIAELDRLYQMYEAQGLVQAHLNFSDWMEANGDMDGARYERERVAQVLTRALKEDVRDAEMLNSLAWFAATHDFHLPEALEAAQRAVGLEPKNSNILDTLGETHYRMGHYDKAIEVQNEAIAIAPDDEYLKEQLKKFEKAKAEGK